From the Desulfosoma sp. genome, one window contains:
- a CDS encoding patatin-like protein: MDESTTSPSSKEREREIRIALVLYGGVSLAVYENGVTRAFYDLVKENGPFKLLLEILNANAVVDVVAGTSAGGINGLFLAAALESDGDFTKTADLWRKHGDLGKLLRPVSSSRPAVSPLDGEGYYQDRLEEAFLSLLTPSSTQDFTPGEIDVFITGTNLEGILTCSWDSLGTRVEDKTHRVVFHLKHRPGRKILGLGHVDSKSEHTRSLQACVLASIARITSSFPVAFPPFSLEQLPQDRREKVKEALERTSGTRPAHHVYVDGGVLDNKPFGPALEAIFYRMPHKLVERRLFYVEPDPEHFTPLTDDESKRLQNPFRVAVASLSTIPSHESIGEDLEKLKAHNARIRWLKRIKQNYLTSMRAGGATPDAEAGGCGPNAQIYRRVRIDCLCTLMVSDSDDPPSAKTEITDPVRQALFHSLREKLLNLTETKEKILEGQDPWMDWLHPYDVEWHRRCAFHVLYDLYGRLEKAKDSDRINLLNAVEATGRIIKTLKVIRNGLALVRDNLFERTDGGKGLTPELLLEALVTFLEPENTVWDALVRKLTENTTVSREGSLPHRLQDRDTGPFRSSVLTETSSRAWRWSTDLDPNRLVGRSLSRASSKTILSMVHEVLQQLTRSVAEAQNPIEDFIILDEAFFPLEFAAGIHELDEIKYVRISPRDAQTGLSALPPALKVTGDDLAHFAAFFRRDWRTNDILWGRIDGICQIVRSLMDRDAQDRLWHRRWSLPDGITMESLDAYFPDCPLSQKKALLRSWRDLMDMRPSESSSQDGPERQYWLGKLSEFRDQFILAAQYQAVCEDLGTLYEDVYFQEIVFGTISDNVGVGPESGETAVALRARERGAQARSAVKDCGLDFQEKALGSQTVVGPKGAVPANILTEYACQLYLLVWGMFQTALEGHKDLSNFFSRRMPRWILRTPIAFIYYLVRTQRRQPGSFPILVVGSVAALLACGATGLFSGNLWFVVPMVAALAVMAVTVWLRPEKK; encoded by the coding sequence ATGGATGAGTCCACGACGTCCCCATCCAGCAAAGAACGCGAAAGGGAAATACGCATCGCCTTGGTGCTCTACGGGGGCGTTTCCCTGGCCGTCTATGAAAACGGGGTGACTCGAGCTTTTTATGACCTTGTGAAAGAAAACGGTCCATTTAAGCTTCTTTTGGAAATCCTGAATGCCAATGCCGTGGTGGACGTGGTGGCTGGAACATCGGCAGGCGGCATTAATGGGCTGTTTCTTGCCGCAGCCCTTGAATCCGATGGCGATTTTACCAAAACGGCGGATCTGTGGAGAAAACATGGAGACCTCGGGAAACTTCTTCGCCCTGTGTCCTCCTCCCGTCCTGCCGTGTCACCTTTGGACGGAGAAGGATATTATCAGGACCGTCTGGAAGAGGCCTTTCTTAGCCTTCTCACGCCAAGTTCCACACAGGACTTCACCCCCGGAGAGATAGACGTTTTCATTACAGGAACGAACCTGGAAGGTATTTTGACCTGTTCTTGGGATTCTTTGGGCACCCGTGTTGAAGACAAGACCCATCGGGTTGTCTTTCATCTGAAACATCGACCGGGGCGAAAAATTCTGGGGTTGGGGCACGTGGATTCCAAATCCGAGCACACCCGATCGCTCCAAGCATGTGTTCTGGCTTCTATCGCACGAATCACCTCCTCTTTTCCCGTGGCTTTTCCACCCTTTTCGCTGGAACAACTACCCCAAGACCGAAGGGAAAAGGTCAAAGAGGCTTTGGAAAGGACCAGTGGCACGCGACCGGCACACCATGTGTACGTAGACGGCGGCGTGCTGGACAACAAACCCTTCGGGCCCGCTCTCGAAGCCATTTTCTACCGCATGCCCCATAAACTGGTGGAACGGCGACTCTTTTACGTGGAACCGGATCCGGAACATTTCACACCCTTGACCGACGACGAGTCCAAACGCCTTCAAAACCCCTTTCGGGTCGCCGTGGCATCCTTGAGTACCATACCATCCCATGAAAGCATCGGCGAAGACCTGGAAAAACTCAAGGCGCACAACGCCAGAATCCGTTGGCTCAAGCGCATTAAACAAAACTACCTCACTTCCATGCGGGCTGGAGGTGCGACACCCGATGCCGAGGCCGGTGGATGCGGACCTAACGCACAGATTTACCGCAGGGTGCGTATCGACTGCCTTTGCACGCTCATGGTGTCGGATTCCGACGATCCCCCTTCGGCCAAGACGGAAATCACCGACCCTGTGAGACAAGCTCTTTTTCATTCGCTTCGCGAAAAGCTGTTGAACCTGACCGAGACCAAAGAAAAAATCTTAGAAGGACAAGACCCCTGGATGGATTGGCTCCACCCTTACGACGTGGAATGGCATAGGCGATGTGCCTTCCATGTCCTTTACGATCTTTACGGTCGGTTGGAAAAGGCCAAAGACTCCGACCGAATCAACCTCTTGAATGCCGTAGAAGCCACAGGAAGGATTATCAAAACCCTCAAGGTGATTCGAAATGGTCTGGCTCTTGTTCGAGACAACCTCTTTGAACGCACGGACGGCGGCAAAGGCTTGACTCCGGAACTCCTCTTGGAAGCCTTGGTCACCTTTTTGGAACCGGAAAACACCGTTTGGGATGCGTTGGTAAGAAAGCTAACCGAAAACACCACAGTTTCCAGGGAGGGATCCTTGCCACACCGACTTCAAGACCGCGACACGGGCCCTTTTCGGTCTTCCGTGCTTACGGAAACCTCCTCGCGGGCCTGGCGATGGAGCACGGATCTTGACCCGAATCGCCTGGTAGGTCGATCTCTTTCTCGAGCCTCTTCCAAGACCATTCTGTCAATGGTTCATGAGGTTCTTCAGCAGCTGACGCGTTCCGTGGCGGAAGCACAAAATCCCATTGAGGACTTCATCATCCTGGATGAAGCTTTCTTTCCCCTAGAATTTGCAGCCGGTATTCATGAACTTGACGAAATCAAGTATGTTCGGATCAGTCCTCGAGATGCCCAGACGGGCTTGAGTGCCCTGCCGCCGGCACTCAAAGTGACGGGAGATGACCTGGCCCATTTCGCAGCCTTTTTCCGAAGGGACTGGAGAACCAACGACATCCTGTGGGGACGAATCGACGGCATCTGCCAGATTGTTCGAAGCCTTATGGACCGAGACGCTCAAGACAGGCTGTGGCATCGTCGTTGGAGTCTGCCCGATGGGATCACCATGGAATCCCTGGATGCCTATTTTCCCGATTGTCCTTTATCCCAGAAAAAAGCCCTGCTTCGATCATGGCGCGATCTTATGGATATGCGGCCTTCAGAATCTTCCTCTCAAGACGGTCCTGAACGGCAATACTGGCTTGGAAAGCTTTCCGAATTTAGGGATCAGTTCATCTTGGCAGCCCAATACCAAGCCGTGTGCGAGGACCTGGGGACCCTTTACGAGGATGTGTATTTCCAGGAAATCGTTTTCGGAACAATTTCTGATAATGTTGGCGTGGGACCTGAAAGCGGAGAAACAGCCGTGGCACTTCGAGCCCGAGAAAGAGGCGCCCAGGCCCGAAGCGCCGTCAAAGACTGCGGATTGGACTTTCAAGAAAAAGCACTGGGATCCCAGACGGTGGTCGGACCCAAAGGCGCTGTGCCCGCAAACATTCTTACGGAATACGCCTGTCAGTTGTACCTGCTGGTTTGGGGCATGTTCCAAACGGCCCTGGAGGGACACAAGGACTTGTCCAATTTCTTTTCACGCCGAATGCCACGCTGGATCCTGCGGACTCCCATCGCTTTTATCTATTACCTGGTACGAACCCAAAGGAGGCAGCCCGGCTCCTTTCCCATTCTGGTCGTGGGGAGTGTGGCGGCTTTACTGGCCTGTGGAGCCACCGGGCTTTTCTCTGGAAACCTGTGGTTTGTGGTGCCCATGGTTGCGGCTTTGGCCGTCATGGCCGTCACGGTATGGTTAAGACCTGAAAAGAAGTGA
- a CDS encoding DUF4157 domain-containing protein: protein MVDRTDLGNPLGPFFLQSRILEAAVRVGTAPWLPSEPMAQSTEPASTSVSTRSPSPPREATLGDVARALAATEPVAEMLRRLQEQARDEARHVWSRAEPLERGLLVSSFSVIGASLLAGIVPSPSARRSILPLLNGRPLPIPGLDWLHVEMYTGDNSVMFGVHLDIGSLLPPEWGFGSGTPQAIGGPPSPESFAPVQRKEDPGSGLEKPVFGMAAHLERSRGQGSLLDAEVRTRMEQELGVDLSAIRINEDAASHALSRSLRAKAFSWGTDIFFRQGAYNPRSSEGRRLIAHEVVHTLQPESGVTSAQSQREEPILIPREDPLERQAERMAQSLNLDDPVPTHEGKTPLSKGNHCCSGRLKATRILRDTGRMRGVRSDVPRLDAQEVLERDFSHLTTVLSPNQVRQIQAVLDARRELERLSRLQEPLRGSILSVDVRRRERLEERSRLQWDTVRANQYLSVPADRLLADDVVTAERDDPPQVHLFRQRLYRRLITYPMILTIPDEYPPQPLLIYLWGPSRWRIPHQNGRVRFMDLMTIQDFNLESQRALLQGMIEISEEMLELRRQMGGMFYDATGRVVGEIEGRLWNTTVRVGSEIGRREGYVNDGRGRHEMLGDLFRLRCARIVLEAPDHWLHIYALNPEVHLRDLTSPRHDRYGYIQRRGTQVQVHQILTSDGAWLEDTTQGWRHQEYTTGLNATEEFAVGAIFGDWYREPSTSATIGQILIGCIPIVGQIADARDVAAGIYRMWETGGRDGKLQTVLALIGFVPLLGDAIKRAGRAGGRRAAAEVFENAAPEIQNRLSRELIRDPNSVARHFPTLVRPELAAEVLENTSLLRRALSGSGEAVQEYTARVACQLDEMGGNAGALVHLHGGQWLEVAQALGRGGDQGRQLMTRMQAWRTRQFDLLEREMHQALSQMGSGFTGRTLGRPQMQRTGTKAMTSDVDVSFLGRDATFYRNYALATLERHYGPQWRRLLHADVFADPRRLHFFADLPGTAAREIEQRMVRETELNTLARILREDPSREAVERVERYAQEMNVPVARVRERLDELQRLASDPTLRRRLELQMDDLHSRFELETDPVRKAALAEEMARIQARLNAAGEGAYMSPGGAARHVTRRDNVAGIRSGPFRPLSPAMNYMSFLDDLAMVSHVANAAAREGFGAGTAKDLMKYCDRLLVAAGANGTDLARIRSARSLYEDTWSLLQAARRDSQGVVDRAGHLVQRAQAQLDEAIDDLIRATRANAEHHLASPVPGMNRTSVLETVERSVRMLNAQKANVARATSVVLRRHVIMPRGETTEPETGRSPTMTRPSVH, encoded by the coding sequence ATGGTGGATCGAACAGATCTTGGCAACCCGCTTGGTCCCTTCTTCTTGCAGAGCCGGATACTGGAAGCGGCTGTACGTGTGGGAACAGCCCCGTGGCTTCCCTCCGAGCCGATGGCTCAGTCGACGGAACCGGCATCCACCTCGGTTTCGACCCGGAGTCCCTCCCCTCCTCGAGAAGCTACTTTAGGAGATGTGGCACGAGCCTTGGCCGCGACGGAACCGGTGGCCGAAATGCTTCGGCGCCTTCAGGAACAGGCTCGGGACGAAGCACGACATGTCTGGAGCCGGGCCGAACCTTTAGAACGCGGCCTCCTGGTCAGCTCTTTTTCAGTCATTGGGGCAAGCCTTTTGGCTGGCATTGTCCCCAGTCCTTCAGCCAGAAGAAGCATTCTTCCGCTTCTCAACGGACGTCCTCTTCCCATTCCCGGCCTCGATTGGCTCCATGTAGAGATGTATACAGGTGACAACAGTGTGATGTTCGGAGTTCACCTGGACATCGGATCCCTGCTTCCACCCGAATGGGGCTTTGGTTCAGGGACTCCTCAAGCCATCGGGGGGCCGCCGTCTCCGGAGTCTTTTGCGCCGGTGCAACGAAAGGAAGATCCAGGCAGCGGCCTAGAGAAACCTGTTTTTGGTATGGCGGCGCATCTTGAACGATCTCGAGGCCAGGGCTCGCTTTTGGACGCCGAAGTTCGAACCCGAATGGAACAAGAGCTGGGAGTGGACCTTTCCGCCATAAGGATCAACGAAGACGCCGCATCCCATGCGCTGTCCAGGTCCTTGAGAGCCAAAGCCTTTAGCTGGGGAACCGATATCTTTTTTCGTCAAGGCGCCTACAATCCGCGAAGTTCCGAAGGCCGAAGGCTAATTGCTCACGAGGTGGTTCACACGTTGCAACCGGAATCAGGGGTTACCTCGGCCCAGTCCCAAAGGGAAGAACCGATCCTGATCCCTCGAGAAGATCCCCTTGAACGGCAGGCCGAACGGATGGCTCAGTCCCTGAACCTGGACGATCCGGTGCCGACTCATGAAGGAAAGACTCCACTTTCGAAAGGAAACCATTGTTGTTCCGGCCGGTTGAAAGCGACCAGAATTCTAAGGGATACAGGACGCATGCGAGGCGTGCGGTCCGATGTGCCGAGACTGGACGCTCAGGAAGTGCTGGAGCGCGACTTCTCCCACTTGACGACGGTTCTTTCACCCAATCAGGTGCGCCAAATTCAAGCCGTCCTTGATGCTCGACGGGAACTGGAGCGATTAAGCCGACTCCAGGAGCCCCTTCGCGGATCCATACTTTCCGTGGATGTAAGACGTCGCGAAAGGCTCGAAGAGCGCTCTCGTCTGCAGTGGGACACTGTCCGTGCAAACCAATACCTGTCGGTTCCCGCCGATCGGCTCCTGGCCGATGATGTGGTTACGGCGGAACGGGACGATCCGCCACAGGTGCATCTTTTCAGGCAGCGTCTTTACCGCCGACTTATCACCTATCCCATGATTCTGACGATCCCCGACGAGTACCCGCCCCAACCGTTGCTTATTTACCTTTGGGGGCCAAGCCGCTGGCGAATTCCTCATCAAAACGGTCGAGTCCGTTTCATGGACCTTATGACCATTCAAGACTTTAACCTGGAATCCCAACGGGCCTTGCTGCAAGGCATGATAGAAATCAGTGAAGAAATGCTGGAACTTAGGCGCCAGATGGGCGGCATGTTTTACGATGCCACAGGGCGTGTCGTGGGCGAAATCGAAGGACGGCTATGGAATACTACAGTGCGGGTGGGATCCGAGATTGGCCGGCGGGAAGGCTACGTCAACGATGGGCGGGGCCGTCATGAAATGCTGGGAGATTTGTTTCGCCTGCGATGTGCTCGCATTGTTCTGGAGGCACCCGATCATTGGCTCCATATCTATGCCCTGAATCCTGAAGTGCACTTGAGGGACCTCACCAGTCCTCGGCACGATCGCTACGGCTACATTCAGCGGCGCGGGACCCAGGTGCAGGTGCATCAGATTCTCACCTCCGATGGTGCCTGGCTTGAAGATACAACGCAAGGATGGCGTCATCAAGAATACACCACGGGTCTCAATGCAACGGAGGAATTTGCTGTAGGGGCCATCTTTGGGGACTGGTACAGGGAGCCCTCCACTTCCGCGACCATCGGTCAGATTCTCATTGGATGTATTCCCATTGTGGGCCAAATCGCCGACGCCCGAGACGTGGCGGCAGGCATTTATCGCATGTGGGAAACCGGAGGACGTGATGGCAAGCTTCAGACCGTGCTGGCTTTGATAGGATTTGTCCCCCTGCTGGGGGATGCCATTAAACGGGCAGGAAGGGCGGGAGGTCGTCGGGCTGCCGCGGAAGTCTTTGAAAACGCCGCTCCGGAAATTCAAAACCGTTTATCGCGGGAGTTGATCCGAGATCCTAATAGTGTGGCTCGTCATTTTCCGACTCTTGTCCGGCCTGAGTTGGCGGCAGAGGTGTTAGAAAACACAAGTCTTTTGCGGCGTGCATTGAGCGGAAGCGGGGAGGCTGTGCAGGAATACACGGCTCGTGTGGCGTGCCAGTTGGATGAGATGGGTGGAAACGCTGGGGCTTTGGTGCATCTGCATGGAGGTCAATGGTTGGAGGTGGCCCAGGCCTTGGGGCGGGGAGGGGATCAGGGTCGACAACTTATGACGCGCATGCAAGCCTGGCGCACTCGACAGTTCGATCTTCTGGAGCGGGAAATGCATCAGGCGTTGAGCCAAATGGGTTCTGGTTTTACGGGAAGAACCCTGGGGCGGCCTCAGATGCAACGCACCGGCACAAAAGCCATGACAAGCGATGTGGACGTGAGCTTCCTAGGACGCGACGCAACCTTCTATCGCAACTACGCCCTGGCAACCTTGGAAAGACACTACGGGCCACAATGGCGGAGACTGCTCCATGCCGACGTCTTCGCTGACCCGAGACGGCTTCACTTCTTTGCAGACCTTCCTGGGACAGCTGCCAGGGAAATAGAGCAGCGAATGGTTCGTGAAACGGAACTCAATACCCTGGCTCGAATACTTCGAGAAGATCCTTCGCGCGAAGCTGTGGAACGCGTGGAACGATACGCTCAAGAGATGAACGTTCCCGTCGCCCGGGTCAGGGAGCGGTTGGACGAATTGCAGAGGCTTGCCTCCGATCCTACTCTCCGGCGTCGCCTGGAACTCCAGATGGACGATCTTCACAGCCGCTTTGAACTGGAAACGGATCCGGTCAGAAAAGCGGCGTTGGCGGAAGAAATGGCAAGAATCCAAGCACGTCTCAATGCCGCTGGGGAGGGGGCTTACATGAGCCCTGGTGGGGCGGCACGGCACGTGACGCGCCGAGACAATGTGGCTGGAATTCGCTCAGGCCCCTTTAGGCCCCTTTCCCCGGCCATGAATTACATGTCTTTCCTGGATGATCTGGCCATGGTGTCCCATGTGGCCAACGCGGCGGCTCGGGAAGGCTTTGGAGCGGGCACCGCAAAAGACCTGATGAAGTACTGTGACCGCCTGCTGGTAGCAGCGGGAGCCAACGGCACCGACCTGGCCCGAATTCGATCGGCTAGGTCTCTCTATGAAGATACCTGGTCCCTTTTGCAAGCGGCGCGCCGGGATTCCCAAGGTGTGGTGGATCGCGCCGGTCATTTGGTTCAACGTGCTCAAGCACAACTGGATGAAGCGATCGACGATTTGATTCGCGCCACTCGAGCCAACGCGGAACACCACTTGGCCAGTCCGGTTCCAGGGATGAACAGAACAAGTGTTCTGGAAACCGTCGAAAGATCCGTGCGCATGCTCAACGCCCAAAAAGCCAACGTGGCTCGGGCTACGTCCGTTGTGCTTCGACGCCACGTGATCATGCCGCGCGGAGAGACCACCGAGCCGGAAACCGGACGATCGCCCACCATGACCCGCCCTTCTGTACATTGA
- a CDS encoding MFS transporter: MAQQECKQLLRYRWLIFATLAFAYLFVYFHRLSLSVVAEELAKEFSTSAGTLGFLGSIYFYCYAFMQFPAGLLSDSIGPRKAVSAFSVLAAIGSFLFGLAPDLRSAFAGRFLVGLGAAMVFIPTMKILSQWFRPREFAFVSGLLNAVGGLGILAATWLLARLTTAFGWRFSFELIGAVTLGIAALVWAVVRDRPEAKGWAPLVATSQVSNTPQGSSQATSLREGISHVLASPQFWLFSLWSFVNYGIFFGFGALWSGPYLMHVYSMSREQAGSVLSLIAWGMIFGSPVLGFLSDRVFRSRKKPLIACALAMTLELGFLRLFPSGLPTWALMLFFLLFSISSSSTVVIAFTAVKELFPIQIAGTALGSLNLFPFLGGAVAMPLLGWILDLQTGTSKGFGYSLEAYSVLLSCLFFASLLVLACTFFMRETYQD, from the coding sequence GTGGCACAGCAAGAGTGTAAACAGCTCCTTCGGTACCGGTGGCTTATCTTCGCCACGCTCGCTTTCGCTTATCTCTTCGTGTATTTTCATCGGCTCAGCCTTTCCGTGGTCGCCGAGGAACTGGCGAAAGAATTCAGCACTTCCGCGGGAACATTGGGATTTTTAGGTTCGATTTATTTTTACTGTTATGCCTTTATGCAGTTTCCAGCAGGGCTTTTGTCCGATTCCATCGGGCCTCGCAAGGCGGTCAGCGCCTTTAGTGTCTTGGCAGCGATAGGAAGCTTTCTTTTCGGTCTCGCTCCCGATTTAAGATCAGCCTTTGCCGGTCGATTCCTTGTAGGTCTCGGCGCTGCCATGGTTTTCATCCCCACCATGAAAATTCTGTCTCAGTGGTTTCGCCCGAGAGAATTCGCTTTTGTCTCCGGTCTGCTCAACGCCGTGGGCGGTCTGGGCATTCTGGCCGCCACGTGGCTTCTGGCTCGACTCACCACCGCCTTTGGCTGGCGCTTTTCCTTCGAACTCATCGGGGCAGTGACTTTGGGGATCGCCGCTTTGGTTTGGGCTGTGGTTCGAGATCGACCGGAAGCCAAAGGATGGGCTCCTCTTGTCGCGACCTCGCAGGTTTCGAACACACCGCAAGGCTCTTCACAGGCAACGTCCCTTCGAGAAGGCATCAGCCACGTTTTGGCTTCTCCCCAGTTTTGGCTCTTTTCTCTCTGGTCCTTTGTCAATTACGGCATTTTTTTCGGTTTCGGCGCCTTGTGGAGCGGGCCGTATCTGATGCATGTCTACAGCATGAGTCGAGAACAGGCGGGCTCGGTTCTGAGCCTCATTGCATGGGGTATGATCTTTGGCAGTCCTGTTTTGGGTTTCCTTTCGGACCGTGTTTTTCGAAGCCGCAAAAAACCTCTTATAGCCTGCGCTCTGGCCATGACTCTGGAACTCGGCTTTCTGCGGCTCTTTCCGTCCGGGCTGCCCACCTGGGCCCTGATGCTGTTCTTCCTGCTTTTTTCCATCAGCTCCTCGTCCACCGTGGTCATCGCCTTTACCGCCGTCAAGGAGCTCTTCCCCATTCAAATCGCCGGTACGGCCCTAGGATCGCTTAACCTTTTCCCTTTTCTCGGGGGCGCTGTGGCGATGCCTCTTCTCGGCTGGATACTGGACCTTCAGACCGGAACGTCTAAAGGCTTCGGCTATTCCCTGGAAGCCTACTCGGTGCTTCTCTCCTGCCTTTTCTTTGCCTCTCTGCTCGTGCTCGCCTGCACTTTCTTCATGCGAGAAACCTATCAGGACTAA
- a CDS encoding glycosyltransferase produces MVTKKEFTVLHVGKYFPPFKGGMENFLADLVKTQAASGEWRPVVLAHGRSNENLSPFVRLTRSFGEVVHAPISPGFPWALRNILRLEKPCVMHLHLPNTSAFWCLVLQEARDLPWVVHWHSDVVPSQIDRRLVVLYRLYRPLEQSLLRRAKAIIATSPTYLAHSDPLRAHHAKCHVVPLGIDPERLPSLDRLPIDRAQSLWGPQRLLRVLSIGRLSYYKGHEVLVRAVARVPGCRVIIAGTGERRSVLEQLIASLGLKQRVTLAGFLADEDLWALLATADVLCLPSLEKTEAFGVVLLEALRYGVPVVASDLPESGVGWVVRSASSGFLVPAGNVEALGGILLTLCRDPSSLKALRCRMSAGFPAQFHIRSVADRLASIYASCM; encoded by the coding sequence GTGGTGACGAAGAAGGAGTTCACTGTTCTTCACGTGGGTAAGTATTTTCCTCCTTTTAAGGGAGGCATGGAGAACTTTCTGGCCGATTTGGTGAAGACCCAAGCGGCATCGGGGGAATGGCGGCCTGTGGTCCTGGCCCATGGCCGTTCGAATGAAAACCTTTCGCCTTTCGTTCGCCTTACGCGGTCCTTTGGAGAAGTCGTGCATGCACCGATAAGCCCCGGCTTTCCTTGGGCTCTTCGTAACATTCTTCGTCTGGAAAAACCCTGTGTTATGCATTTGCATCTTCCCAACACCAGCGCATTTTGGTGCCTGGTTTTACAGGAGGCACGGGATCTTCCCTGGGTGGTGCATTGGCATTCCGATGTTGTGCCTTCTCAAATCGACCGACGTCTGGTCGTTCTTTACCGTTTGTATCGGCCCTTGGAACAGAGCCTGCTTCGACGGGCTAAAGCCATCATCGCCACGTCCCCAACCTACCTGGCTCACAGTGATCCTTTACGCGCCCACCATGCCAAATGCCATGTGGTTCCTCTGGGAATCGATCCGGAAAGACTGCCGTCTCTTGACCGACTGCCCATCGACAGGGCTCAATCGCTCTGGGGGCCGCAGAGACTTCTTCGAGTGCTTTCCATCGGCCGCCTCAGCTACTATAAGGGACATGAAGTGCTGGTCCGGGCCGTTGCCAGAGTCCCCGGTTGCCGAGTGATCATCGCAGGAACCGGCGAGCGTCGTTCAGTTCTTGAACAACTCATCGCCTCACTGGGCCTGAAACAGCGCGTGACTCTGGCGGGCTTTCTCGCCGATGAGGACCTCTGGGCGCTCTTGGCCACGGCCGACGTGCTGTGCCTTCCGTCTCTGGAGAAAACAGAGGCCTTTGGTGTGGTCCTTTTAGAGGCCCTGCGCTACGGTGTTCCCGTTGTTGCCAGCGACCTTCCCGAATCCGGTGTCGGCTGGGTGGTACGCTCCGCTTCCAGCGGCTTTCTTGTGCCAGCCGGGAATGTGGAAGCACTCGGTGGAATCCTTTTAACTTTGTGCAGAGATCCTTCTTCTTTAAAAGCGCTTCGCTGCCGCATGTCCGCGGGTTTTCCGGCCCAGTTTCATATTCGCAGCGTCGCCGACCGCCTTGCCTCGATTTATGCCTCCTGCATGTAA
- a CDS encoding hydrogenase iron-sulfur subunit codes for MNKLHVVLFLCNWGPHAAFQTLQDRKDAIPEEIRMVRVPCSGRVTRALILKCFEMGADGVLLAGCETGSCRYGMGSSAALSRIKYMRNVLKMLGLGEDRLRWGGFLPDDASNMLAFLEGFCRDLRALGKTPILSKTLGQKPQVSETAVASLLTRHDIYACQDCGKCSSACPLTLTGKTFSPRGMATHLMTGALEAPEVLSGLWSCITCGLCDDRCPSGVHFPDFIRDLRSLYGSGNDSLPLAHGGFFQSLMRTMTSPDLQPQRWDDLEAGIEVDSESPVLFFGGCAPYFDTYFTRFPEVRTNVVLQDALRLLNFFDIRPRVLPHERCCGHDLLWSGDRENFLKLARLNTEAFHAAGIREIITACPECYHTLAHHYPEHGLNLPCRVRHILEVAEEHIAKGAIGFKDFNRKVTFQDPCRLSRLEKKADLPRKLLERLALAGFKEMADQGQSALCCGNCAWTGCDRHTKALQLKRLRQAKDTGSDLLVTACPKCQIHLRCAMEDPFHGKELSMEMMDLTSLLAKTIQWE; via the coding sequence ATGAATAAACTCCATGTGGTCTTGTTCTTGTGTAACTGGGGACCTCACGCCGCCTTTCAGACCCTTCAGGACCGAAAGGATGCGATCCCCGAAGAAATCCGTATGGTCCGCGTGCCCTGCAGCGGTCGTGTCACTCGAGCTCTGATCCTCAAATGCTTTGAAATGGGTGCCGACGGCGTGCTTTTGGCCGGATGCGAAACCGGATCCTGCCGATACGGCATGGGAAGTTCGGCGGCCTTGTCCCGCATCAAGTATATGCGGAATGTTTTGAAGATGCTTGGTCTTGGGGAAGATCGACTGCGATGGGGCGGGTTTCTCCCCGACGACGCTTCCAATATGCTGGCTTTTTTGGAAGGATTTTGCCGAGATCTTCGTGCTTTGGGAAAAACACCGATCCTTTCTAAAACTTTGGGGCAGAAACCCCAGGTTTCAGAAACGGCCGTAGCATCGCTTTTGACAAGGCATGATATCTATGCCTGCCAGGATTGCGGCAAATGCTCTTCCGCCTGTCCTTTGACCTTAACCGGCAAAACGTTTTCACCGCGCGGCATGGCCACGCATTTGATGACCGGCGCCTTGGAGGCCCCGGAAGTGCTCAGTGGTCTTTGGAGCTGCATCACCTGTGGCCTTTGCGACGATCGTTGCCCGTCCGGAGTGCATTTTCCGGACTTTATTCGCGATCTTCGATCCCTCTATGGTTCCGGAAATGATTCGCTCCCCTTGGCGCACGGCGGATTTTTTCAGTCCTTGATGCGTACCATGACCTCCCCGGATCTTCAGCCGCAACGGTGGGATGATCTAGAAGCCGGCATTGAGGTGGATTCGGAAAGTCCGGTGTTGTTCTTTGGAGGATGCGCTCCCTATTTTGACACGTATTTCACGCGGTTTCCGGAAGTGCGTACCAATGTCGTTCTTCAGGATGCCCTGCGTCTTTTGAACTTTTTCGACATCCGTCCCCGGGTTCTTCCCCACGAACGTTGTTGTGGGCATGATCTGCTCTGGTCGGGAGATCGGGAAAACTTCTTGAAACTGGCACGCCTCAATACCGAAGCCTTTCACGCCGCCGGGATTCGGGAAATCATCACGGCTTGTCCTGAATGTTACCATACCCTGGCCCACCACTATCCAGAACACGGCCTGAATCTTCCGTGTCGCGTGAGGCACATCCTTGAAGTGGCCGAAGAACATATTGCCAAAGGGGCCATCGGATTCAAGGATTTCAACCGAAAAGTCACCTTTCAGGATCCCTGCCGGCTCAGTCGTTTGGAAAAGAAAGCGGACCTTCCACGTAAACTTCTGGAACGCCTGGCCCTCGCCGGCTTTAAGGAAATGGCGGATCAAGGGCAGTCGGCCCTGTGCTGCGGTAATTGCGCCTGGACCGGGTGCGACCGCCACACCAAGGCACTGCAGCTCAAGCGCTTACGCCAGGCTAAAGATACAGGCAGTGATCTTCTGGTGACAGCCTGCCCGAAATGCCAGATTCATCTTCGATGTGCCATGGAAGATCCCTTTCATGGAAAAGAACTCAGCATGGAAATGATGGATCTCACCTCGCTTCTGGCGAAAACGATTCAATGGGAATGA